The Brevibacillus humidisoli DNA segment GAAGGAGAGGTCAGCATCACCAGCACACTAAAGGTAACCGAATCGCTGCTGGCGATGGGTGTCTACGAAGTGTCAATAGGGGATACCATCGGTGTAGCCACTCCCAAGCAGGTGCATGAGATCTTTTCAGTACTTGTGAAAGAATTTACGACTGAGCGCTTGGCCGCCCATTTTCACGATACCCGTGGAACCGGTCTGGCCAACGTAGCGGCTGCCCTCGCCGAAGGAATTCGCACGTTTGACAGCTCGATTGGCGGATTGGGAGGATGTCCTTATGCACCTGGAGCTGCCGGCAATATCTCCACCGAAGACCTGGTCTACATGCTGACCGGTATGGGGTATCAGACAGGGATCGACCAAGAAAAGCTGGCGGGAGCGGGCAGCTATATTCAGCAGGCGTTGGGACGGGAACTCCCTTCGAAAATGTTGAAAGCCTGCCGTGCTGCCGCCGATGGCACGTTGCAAAAGGAGGGAAACCAGTCATGACAGTTGGGCTGCGCAAGGAAGGTCAGGTTGCCGTTCTTACCATCCAGCGTCCAGAGGTTCACAACTGTTTAAACCTTGAAACACTCCTCATGATGCGGGAGCAGATCGTAAAGATTGCTGCTGACCGGGAGATTCGCGTTGTCATCGTTACTGGAGAGGGAGAAAAGTCATTTTGCGCCGGGGCTGATCTGAAAGAGCGAAGCACGATGACGGATGAGCAGGTGCAGCAGTTCATCCGCACCATTCGCGACACCTTTTCCGACTTGGAGCGACTGCCAAAGCCGGTGATCGCAGCACTTAACGGTGCCGCCTATGGCGGTGGGACGGAACTGGCTCTCGCCTGCGACCTGCGTGTAGCCAGTGAGACGGTACGGATGGGATTGACGGAGACGTCTCTTGGGATTATTCCGGGGGCAGGGGGCACACAGCGGCTGCCTCGTCTGATCGGCAGGGCCAAAGCGAAAGAACTGATTTTTACTTCCCGTCGCATCACTGCCGCAGAAGCGTTGGAAATCGGGCTCGTCAACCGTGTGGTACCATCTGAGCAACTGTTGAGCGCGGCAATGGAGTTGGCGGATGAGATTGCGGCGAACGCTCCGATCGCACTTGCACAGGCCAAGTACGCGATTGACTGCGGCATGGAAGTGGATCTTACAACGGGTCTGTCGATTGAGAGCAGCGCCTATCAGATTCTGATCCCGACTAAAGACCGGCTGGAAGGCCTGGCTGCGTTTAGAGAGAAACGCAAGCCGATCTATCGAGGAGAATGAGGAGGTTGCAGACATGAGTCAGCTAGAGCAGACGTTGCAGGAGAGAATCGCCCAGGTCAAAAAGGGCGGAGACGAAAAGTACCATCAGAAAGCCAAGGAGCAGAACAAGCTGTTTGTTCGTGACCGGTTGGCCCTTTTGTTTGATGATGAAGAGTTTGTGTTGGAAGATGGATTGTTTGCCAACTTCACCGCTGAAGATCTGCCTGCTGACGGAGTAGTCACAGCGATTGGACGGGTAGGTGGCCAGACCGTCTGTGTCATGGCCAACGATTCTACGGTAAAAGCAGGTTCCTGGGGTGCGCGAACCGTAGAGAAGATCATCCGTATCCAGGAGACAGCAGAGAAGATGCGTGTGCCGCTGATTTACCTGGTCGACTCCGCAGGTGCACGGATAACCGATCAGTTGGAGATGTTTCCGGGACGGCGGGGGGCTGGACGGATCTTTTACAATCAGGTCAAGCTATCGGGAAAAATTCCACAAGTATGCATCCTGTTCGGTCCTTCAGCGGCGG contains these protein-coding regions:
- a CDS encoding hydroxymethylglutaryl-CoA lyase, with the translated sequence MEVRIYEVGPRDGLQNESQIVPTRVKIGLIERLADAGLRWIEASSFVNPKWIPQLADAAEVLAGIRQQSDVTYSALVPNLRGLERATQAGMREIAVFMSASETHNQKNINKSIAETLPVLAEVVSRASASGIRVRGYVSTVFGCPYEGEVSITSTLKVTESLLAMGVYEVSIGDTIGVATPKQVHEIFSVLVKEFTTERLAAHFHDTRGTGLANVAAALAEGIRTFDSSIGGLGGCPYAPGAAGNISTEDLVYMLTGMGYQTGIDQEKLAGAGSYIQQALGRELPSKMLKACRAAADGTLQKEGNQS
- a CDS encoding enoyl-CoA hydratase; amino-acid sequence: MTVGLRKEGQVAVLTIQRPEVHNCLNLETLLMMREQIVKIAADREIRVVIVTGEGEKSFCAGADLKERSTMTDEQVQQFIRTIRDTFSDLERLPKPVIAALNGAAYGGGTELALACDLRVASETVRMGLTETSLGIIPGAGGTQRLPRLIGRAKAKELIFTSRRITAAEALEIGLVNRVVPSEQLLSAAMELADEIAANAPIALAQAKYAIDCGMEVDLTTGLSIESSAYQILIPTKDRLEGLAAFREKRKPIYRGE